From a single Lytechinus variegatus isolate NC3 chromosome 9, Lvar_3.0, whole genome shotgun sequence genomic region:
- the LOC121422120 gene encoding autophagy-related protein 13-like, whose amino-acid sequence MMGRAMDGQQPSHGITEKEERDLRKFTKFLALKAIQVIVQARTGEKTDTRSKSNTDGTDWFNLAIPEKANVKSHAKKLLMTEIPRAGYPLNVEITLETAEGDKMVLESWSLAVNDTCDPNTKIHYTVYNRMGLLLKSLICVSRVTPAYRIARRQGTGDYRILSRVFFGETKLALLGEDFSTIQVGSVPTPVGTIIVNVAYRTKLTLSTSRHISRIRGPVPVKDDHYSTSPSHKGPGPALPVGTKPIIGIEDSSTTLESSQDYIIGSFSTTPPDNYVFPSRGDQTTPSPIRGRGLAEDRGRGSAEDRTKPLSSNSFDLAGKLGPFASPKNVGDSESLISDDIPFGSLLQEVGSSTADKFILTTNDDPTSQDGDQPDWTGLNLSQHSNKSSLPSDSDDFVMVDLNPAFAKTDSSSDIVAFCCQFQQAPPLELFEDQPTLGETLSNLPEKLAQFKENESEFDAFVASLQRDVDECSD is encoded by the exons ATGATGGGAAGAGCTATGGACGGTCAACAGCCCTCTCACGGAATCACagagaaagaggaaagagaTCTCAGGAAATTCACTAAATTTCTTGCTTTGAAG gCAATACAGGTGATAGTGCAAGCGAGAACGGGAGAGAAGACTGATACAAGATCTAAATCAAATACGGATGGCACTGATTGG tTCAATTTGGCAATTCCCGAAAAGGCCAATGTGAAATCACATGCCAAGAAACTTTTAATGACGGAAATACCGAGGGCGGGCTATCCTCTCAACGTAGAAATTACCCTTGAAACAGCAGAG GGTGATAAGATGGTGCTAGAATCGTGGAGCCTCGCTGTGAACGATACCTGCGACCCCAACACCAAGATTCACTACACCGTATACAACCGAATGGGTCTCCTCCTCAAGTCACTGATCTGCGTATCAAGGGTTACTCCAGCATATAGGATAGCTAGAAGACAGGGTACCGGGGACTATAGGATCTTGTCAAGGGTGTTCTTTGGAGAGACAAAGCTTGCGCTGCTAGGAGAAG atttcaGTACGATTCAAGTTGGTAGCGTACCCACTCCCGTTGGGACTATCATAGTCAACGTGGCTTATAGGACCAAACTCACTTTATCAACATCTAg ACACATTTCAAGGATAAGAGGACCTGTCCCTGTCAAGGATGATCATTACAGTACCAGTCCTTCCCATAAAGGTCCAGGACCAGCCTTGCCTGTGGGAACCAAGCCAATTATTGG aattgaaGACTCCAGTACAACCTTGGAGAGCTCACAGGATTACATCATCGGGTCCTTCTCCACCACTCCTCCTGATAACTATGTCTTCCCTTCAAGAGGAGACCAGACCACTCCCAGTCCAATCAGAGGGCGGGGCTTAGCAGAAGACAGGGGGCGGGGCTCAGCAGAAGATAGGACCAAACCACTAAG TTCAAATAGTTTTGACCTCGCTGGGAAGCTAGGACCCTTTGCAAGTCCAAAGAATGTTGGAGACTCG gAAAGCCTCATCTCTGATGACATTCCGTTTGGGTCCTTACTCCAAGAGGTTGGAAGTAGTACGGCAGATAAATTCATCCTCACCACTAATGATGAT CCTACTAGCCAAGACGGTGATCAACCAGACTGGACAGGATTAAATCTCTCACAGCATTCTAATAAATCAAGCTTGCCATCAGATAGCGATGACTTTGTCATGGTGGATCTC aatccagcTTTTGCCAAGACAGATTCTAGTAGTGACATTGTAGCGTTCTGCTGCCAGTTTCAACAGGCTCCACCTCTAGAACTCTTTGAAGATCAACCAACACTCGGAGAaacattg AGTAATCTTCCGGAGAAGCTCGCACAATTCAAGGAAAATGAGTCAGAGTTTGATGCGTTTGTAGCAAGCCTTCAAAGGGACGTTGATGAATGCAGTGACTGA